In the Ipomoea triloba cultivar NCNSP0323 chromosome 6, ASM357664v1 genome, one interval contains:
- the LOC116021683 gene encoding F-box protein SKIP31 encodes MAASDDEDESLAQFLESEVLAFSDQDQGNASNEEEEKGGRESKHMRVEDYEEENEDLVDEEEGRVLKKMRVVKDGGEGEIEGKEKRSNTGVSNTFKDIKNGASTSSNTLRVPKRIDTGVLSKIPPELLHHILKFLSSEDLVSCSLACKFLNYAASDESLWRRLYCMRWGLRPPKRPRESAWKKMYIQRDAEDMGDFVRNCPSEFKEYYIQMQAAKRSQTPLLSQVNDDHIILDKTVADQISIWKKNKGLSDKVFVDHACSGETCTYYQIGDVFVCEKTGLVHVCDDTCREVVSDPTNGLLVCTISGHCFDRMLSPSEIEPDTEQQQGGGTDEAEPFMGSGRFARAYLLGYNCDDEKELEAALRFC; translated from the exons ATGGCCGCTTCGGACGATGAAGATGAATCCCTCGCGCAATTCCTTGAATCTGAAGTCCTTGCGTTCTCCGATCAG GATCAAGGGAATGCATCCAATGAGGAGGAAGAGAAGGGAGGCAGAGAGTCAAAacatatgagagttgaggattATGAAGAAGAGAATGAAGATCTCGTGGATGAAGAAGAAGGGAGAGTACTAAAGAAAATGAGAGTTGTAAAAGATGGGGGTGAGGGTGAGATTGAGGGAAAGGAGAAGAGGAGTAATACTGGAGTGAGCAATACCTTTAAAgatataaaaaatggtgcaagtactagcagTAATACTCTTCGGGTTCCCAAGCGAATAGATACTGGAGTTCTTAGCAAAATCCCTCCTGAGTTGCTTCATCACATACTTAAATTCCTTTCCTCAGAG GATCTTGTTTCATGTTCATTGGCCTGTAAATTCTTAAACTATGCTGCATCTGATGAATCATTGTGGCGTCGACT GTACTGCATGAGATGGGGTCTACGTCCACCAAAAAGACCACGGGAATCTGCTTGGAAGAAGATGTACATTCag CGTGATGCAGAGGATATGGGAGACTTTGTTAGAAATTGTCCGTCTGAATTCAAAGAATATTACATCCAAATGCAGGCAGCAAAAAGAAGCCAAACTCCTCTTCTTTCACAG GTGAATGATGATCATATAATACTTGATAAGACTGTTGCTGATCAAATCTCCATTTGGAAGAAAAACAAAGGCCTTAGTGATAAAGTGTTTGTGGATCATGCTTGTTCTGGGGAGACATGCACTTACTATCAAATTGGTGATGTATTTGTTTGTGAGAAGACTGGACTTGTGCATG TATGTGACGATACGTGCAGAGAAGTTGTTTCTGATCCAACAAATGGGCTCTTGGTGTGTACTATCTCAGGTCACTGTTTTGACAGAATGTTGTCTCCATCTGAAATAGAACCAGACAcg GAACAGCAGCAGGGTGGTGGGACTGATGAAGCGGAACCATTCATGGGATCCGGTCGATTTG CCCGAGCTTATTTGCTGGGTTACAACTGTGATGATGAGAAGGAACTTGAAGCTGCACTGAGGTTCTGCTGA
- the LOC116023676 gene encoding GDSL esterase/lipase At5g08460-like — MESNRCRRRRGMMLAAMTTVGLAALYLEAAAVGQPRFEAMFVFGDSLIDPGNNNYLVDSLAKANYVPYGVDFQGPTGRFCNGKTLIDYLGELLEFPLLPAFTDPTATGRNILRGINYASAAAGILEETGRNLGERFTFSQQIQNFQDTLNELKSMMGAEDLKSYLNKSLVVISIGSNDYINNYLQPSMYTSSYMYNPTAYADMLIKLYSTQVQALHGLGVRKFLLAAIGPLGCIPYQLETRAAPQGKCVSNVNDIVGLFNSRVRALVDQLTPLLADSILVYGNTFAAVTDIIDNAATYGFTVKDRGCCGISRQITCLPLSVPCADRSKYVFWDSFHPTQAVNQIIANHAYAGPPSVCYPMNVQQLAQLL; from the exons ATGGAGAGTAATCGGTGCCGGCGCCGGAGAGGAATGATGTTGGCGGCGATGACGACCGTGGGTTTGGCTGCTCTTTACTTAGAGGCTGCCGCCGTGGGGCAGCCAAGGTTTGAAGCCATGTTTGTTTTCGGAGATTCGTTGATTGATCCCGGCAACAATAACTACCTCGTAGATTCCTTGGCAAAAGCCAATTATGTTCCCTATGGTGTTGATTTCCAAGGCCCTACTGGTAGATTCTGTAATGGCAAAACCCTCATCGACTATCTCG GGGAGTTGCTGGAGTTTCCCCTTCTTCCAGCATTCACAGATCCAACTGCAACAGGAAGAAACATCCTCAGAGGAATAAATTATGCTTCAGCTGCAGCAGGGATTCTTGAAGAGACAGGCCGAAACCTC GGTGAAAGATTCACCTTCTCCCAGCAGATCCAAAATTTTCAGGACACTTTGAATGAACTGAAGAGCATGATGGGGGCGGAAGATCTGAAGAGCTACTTGAACAAGTCCTTGGTAGTTATTTCCATTGGCAGCAATGATTACATAAATAACTACCTTCAACCTTCTATGTACACCAGCAGCTACATGTACAACCCCACAGCCTATGCTGACATGCTCATCAAACTTTACTCCACCCAAGTTCAG GCACTACATGGTTTAGGAGTCCGGAAATTCTTGTTGGCTGCAATTGGACCTCTAGGTTGCATTCCGTACCAACTGGAAACCAGAGCCGCACCACAGGGAAAATGCGTGTCCAATGTAAACGACATTGTCGGGCTGTTTAACTCGCGAGTAAGGGCTCTTGTTGATCAGCTCACCCCACTTCTCGCCGACTCAATCCTCGTTTACGGAAACACTTTTGCAGCTGTCACTGACATAATCGATAACGCCGCCACTTATG GATTTACAGTGAAGGACAGAGGGTGCTGTGGGATATCGAGGCAGATAACATGTCTTCCGTTGTCTGTCCCGTGCGCAGACAGGTCCAAATATGTTTTCTGGGATTCGTTTCATCCAACACAGGCTGTTAACCAAATAATTGCCAATCATGCTTATGCAGGCCCACCTTCTGTGTGTTATCCCATGAATGTTCAACAATTGGCGCAGCTTTTGTAA
- the LOC116022909 gene encoding glycine-rich protein A3-like, with the protein MGGGKDHPDQQDKGLFSNLGQFVPGHYPQHGAYPHPQPGAYPPGAYPPQPGAYPPQPGTYPPQHGAYPPHGYPPAGYPPQGYPPAQGGYPPPGHPPGAYPSQSAPHHSGHGSGMGAMLATGAAGAVVGYGASQFLHGSSHHLPHGGAHYGRFGHGKFKHGKHGHYGRFGHGKFKHGKHGHYGPFGHGKFKHGMHGFGKWK; encoded by the exons ATGGGAGGAGGAAAGGATCACCCTGATCAACAAGACAAGGGATTGTTTTCTAACCTTGGTCAGTTTGTTCCTGGACATTATCCTCAACATGGGGCCTATCCCCATCCACAGCCTGGGGCTTACCCTCCTGGGGCTTACCCTCCACAGCCTGGGGCTTACCCTCCACAGCCTGGGACTTACCCTCCACAGCATGGGGCATATCCTCCTCACGGCTATCCACCAGCAGGTTATCCTCCCCAAGGATATCCACCAGCCCAAGGAGGGTATCCCCCTCCAGGGCATCCACCAGGCGCTTATCCTAGTCAATCTGCTCCACATCATTCAG GACATGGATCTGGTATGGGGGCAATGTTAGCTACTGGAGCTGCAGGTGCGGTAGTTGGTTATGGTGCTAGTCAATTTTTACATGGATCTTCTCATCACTTGCCACATGGAGGTGCTCATTATGGCCGTTTTGGTCATGGCAAGTTCAAGCACGGCAAGCATGGTCATTATGGCCGTTTTGGTCATGGCAAGTTCAAGCACGGGAAGCATGGTCATTATGGCCCTTTTGGTCATGGCAAGTTCAAGCATGGGATGCATGGGTTCGGGAAGTGGAAGTGA
- the LOC116023298 gene encoding ABC transporter E family member 2, with protein sequence MSDQRLTRIAIVSSDKCKPKKCRQECKKSCPVVKTGKLCIEVTPASKIAFISEELCIGCGICVKKCPFEAIQIINLPKDLDKDTTHRYGPNTFKLHRLPVPRPGQVLGLVGTNGIGKSTALKVLAGKLKPNLGRFNNPPDWQEILTYFRGSELQNYFTRILEDNLKAIIKPQYVDHIPKAVQGNVGQVLDQKDERDIKEELCVDLELNQVLDRNVGDLSGGELQRFAIAVVAIQNAEIYMFDEPSSYLDVKQRLKAAQVVRSLLRPNSYVIVVEHDLSVLDYLSDFICCLYGKPGAYGVVTLPFSVREGINIFLAGFVPTENLRFRDESLTFKVAETPQESAEEVETYARYKYPTMTKTQGNFKLKVVEGEFTDSQIIVMLGENGTGKTTFIRMLAGLLKPDIVEGSDVEIPEFNVSYKPQKISPKFQSSVRHLLHQKIRDSYTHPQFISDVMKPLQIEQLMDQEVVNLSGGELQRVALALCLGKPADIYLIDEPSAYLDSEQRIVASKVIKRFILHAKKTAFVVEHDFIMATYLADRVIVYEGKPSVDCIANSPQSLLTGMNLFLSHLDITFRRDPTNYRPRINKLDSTKDREQKNAGSYYYLDD encoded by the exons ATGTCGGATCAGAGATTGACTCGTATTGCTATAGTCAGCTCTGATAAGTGTAAACCAAAGAAGTGCCGTCAGGAATGCAAGAAGAGCTGCCCCGTTGTTAAAACTG GAAAACTTTGTATTGAGGTGACTCCTGCATCCAAGATTGCCTTCATCTCAGAGGAGTTGTGCATTGGATGTGGTATTTGTGTAAAG AAATGCCCCTTTGAGGCAATTCAGATCATCAATCTGCCAAAGGACTTGGACAAGGATACAACACATCGTTATGGTCCTAACACTTTTAAATTACATAG GTTGCCAGTCCCAAGACCAGGACAAGTTCTTGGCCTGGTTGGAACAAATGGTATTGGAAAATCAACTGCTCTTAAAGTTTTAGCTGGGAAACTAAAGCCTAATTTGGGACGCTTCAAT AACCCTCCCGACTGGCAAGAGATATTGACTTATTTCAGAGGTTCTGAATTGCAGAATTACTTCACTCGTATTCTGGAAGATAATTTAAAA GCTATAATCAAGCCTCAGTATGTTGACCATATTCCCAAGGCTGTCCAAGGGAATGTGGGGCAAGTGCTTGATCAAAAGGATGAGAGAGATATAAAAGAAGAACTTTGTGTTGATCTTGAGTTGAATCAGGTTTTGGACCGCAATGTTGGAGATTTATCTGGTGGGGAGCTTCAACGATTTGCCATTGCTGTTGTTGCTATACAGAATGCAGAAATATACATGTTTGATGAGCCATCTAGTTACCTGGATGTGAAGCAGAGGCTTAAAGCTGCTCAAGTTGTCAGATCTTTGCTCCGGCCCAACAG cTATGTAATTGTTGTGGAACATGATTTGAGTGTTCTTGATTACTTGTCGGACTTCATATGCTGCCTGTATGGGAAACCTGGTGCATATGGTGTTGTCACTCTTCCTTTCTCTGTTAGAGAAGGAATTAACATATTCTTGGCAGGATTTGTGCCAACAGAAAATCTGAGATTCCGTGACGAATCACTTACCTTCAAG GTTGCTGAGACCCCACAGGAAAGTGCTGAAGAAGTTGAAACATATGCACGCTATAAATACCCTACCATGACAAAGACACAAGGTAATTTCAAGCTCAAGGTTGTTGAGGGTGAATTTACCGACTCCCAGATTATTGTAATGCTTGGTGAGAATGGTACTGGGAAGACAACATTCATCCGAATGCTG GCTGGATTGCTGAAGCCTGACATTGTAGAAGGCTCAGATGTGGAGATACCAGAGTTTAATGTCTCTTACAAACCACAGAAAATTAGTCCAAAATTTCAATCCTCCGTAAGGCATTTGCTACATCAGAAAATTCGTGATTCCTATACACATCCTCAATTTATCTCAGATGTAATGAAGCCTCTCCAAATTGAGCAATTGATGGATCAAGAAGTTGTGAACCTATCTGGTGGAGAGTTGCAAAGAGTTGCCCTAGCTTTGTGTCTTGGGAAG CCTGCTGACATATATTTGATAGATGAACCAAGTGCTTACCTGGACTCTGAGCAGCGTATTGTTGCTTCCAAAGTCATTAAGAGGTTTATACTTCATGCAAAGAAGACAGCTTTTGTGGTGGAGCATGACTTCATAATGGCAACTTACCTGGCAGATAGAGTAATTGTGTATGAAGGGAAGCCATCGGTGGATTGTATTGCAAATTCACCACAATCATTGTTGACGGGAATGAACCTATTCTTATCT CATCTGGATATCACTTTCCGCCGGGACCCAACCAATTACCGCCCACGAATTAACAAACTTGACTCAACCAAGGACCGGGAACAAAAGAATGCTGGATCCTATTATTACCTGGATGATTGA
- the LOC116021991 gene encoding ABC transporter G family member 14 has product MPLHCVAPTLENCSPQMMAAPPNLSEPHDKACLAYPLGTNSHSFLQRTLYPIILKFEDIAYKVGGEKKGKCSGGKSSTGEKTILNGATGMVCPGEILAMLGPSGSGKTTLLTALGGRLYGNLSGRISYNGQPFSGSIRRLTGFVSQDDVLYPHLTVKETLLFTALLRLPQTLSREKKLQHVEHVITELGLTNCRNSMIGGPLFRGISGGEKKRVSIGQEMLINPSLLLLDEPTSGLDSTTALRILTTIKRLASRGRTVVTTIHQPSSRLYHMFDKVALLSEGCPIYYGPASNALEYFSSIGFSTSVTVNPADLMLDLANGIAPDSRHEIEQCNNMEQDQQSIREILLSAYDKNISARIKIELCSSDANDYSHSKDVFRRTHTKAEQWCTSWWHQFKILLMRGLRQRRYDAFNRLRIFQVLTVAFLAGLLWWQTPTSHIADRITMLFFFAVFWGFYPLYNAVFTFPQERAMLIKERSSGMYRLSSYFLAKTAGDLPLELALPIAFTFILYWMGGLKAEPLTFILSLLIVLYSVLVSQSLGLAFGAILMDVKQATTLASVTTLVFLIAGGYYVQRIPPFIVWLKYLSYSYYCFKLLLGVQYSENDYYECSKGAYCRVVDFPAVSSVGLNHLWIDVSIMAMMLVGYRLIAYLALYRVQ; this is encoded by the exons ATGCCACTTCACTGTGTAGCACCAACACTGGAAAATTGTAGCCCTCAAATGATGGCAGCTCCACCAAATCTGTCAGAGCCGCACGACAAGGCCTGTCTGGCCTACCCATTGGGGACCAATTCACATTCCTTTCTACAAAGAACATTATATCCCATAATCTTGAAG TTTGAAGATATTGCATACAAAGTTGGAGgtgaaaagaaaggaaaatgcagTGGAGGAAAATCAAGCACAGGAGAAAAGACAATACTCAATGGGGCAACAGGTATGGTATGTCCAGGAGAGATACTAGCTATGCTGGGTCCATCAGGTAGTGGGAAAACTACCCTCCTAACAGCACTTGGAGGCCGTCTTTATGGTAACTTGTCTGGGAGGATCAGTTACAATGGCCAGCCTTTTTCGGGTTCCATCAGACGTCTAACTGGATTTGTCTCACAAGATGATGTTCTATATCCTCATCTTACTGTAAAAGAAACACTTTTATTCACAGCACTACTGAGACTACCCCAGACACTTAGCAGGGAGAAGAAACTGCAGCATGTGGAGCATGTTATTACAGAGCTGGGGTTAACTAATTGCAGGAATAGCATGATAGGAGGGCCATTGTTTAGAGGAATATCAGGTGGGGAGAAAAAGAGGGTAAGCATAGGCCAGGAGATGCTAATCAACCCAAGCTTACTGCTGCTAGATGAGCCTACTTCAGGTCTGGACTCAACCACTGCTCTACGGATCCTAACCACAATCAAACGGCTAGCAAGCAGAGGACGAACAGTGGTAACCACAATTCACCAGCCATCTAGCCGGCTTTACCATATGTTTGATAAGGTAGCTTTGCTATCTGAAGGCTGCCCCATCTACTATGGCCCTGCATCAAATGCCTTGGAGTATTTCTCTTCAATTGGTTTCTCTACATCTGTTACAGTCAATCCTGCTGACCTGATGCTCGACCTTGCTAATG GTATTGCACCAGATTCCAGGCATGAAATTGAGCAATGCAACAATATGGAACAGGACCAACAATCTATAAGAGAAATTCTATTATCTGCTTATGATAAGAACATCTCAGCGAGGATAAAAATTGAGCTATGTAGTTCAGATGCCAATGACTACAGCCATTCCAAGGATGTTTTCAGAA GAACTCATACGAAAGCAGAGCAATGGTGCACAAGCTGGTGGCATCAATTCAAGATCCTTCTTATGAGGGGGCTAAGGCAGCGGAGATATGATGCCTTCAACAGGTTACGAATATTCCAAGTCCTGACTGTTGCATTTCTAGCTGGGCTTTTATGGTGGCAAACTCCAACATCCCATATTGCAGATCGA ATTACAATGCTATTCTTCTTCGCTGTGTTTTGGGGCTTCTATCCACTCTACAATGCAGTTTTCACATTTCCTCAAGAAAGAGCAATGCTAATCAAGGAAAGATCATCAGGAATGTACCGCCTTTCATCCTACTTCCTAGCTAAAACAGCGGGAGATCTACCACTGGAACTTGCATTACCAATAGCATTTACCTTCATCCTTTATTGGATGGGCGGGCTCAAAGCCGAGCCTCTCACCTTCATCCTCTCCCTTCTAATAGTCCTTTACAGTGTCCTCGTTTCCCAAAGTCTCGGATTGGCTTTCGGTGCCATACTCATGGATGTAAAGCAAGCCACCACGTTAGCATCGGTTACAACTCTAGTCTTCCTCATTGCTGGAGGATACTATGTCCAACGAATCCCCCCTTTCATTGTCTGGTTGAAATACTTGAGCTACAGCTACTACTGCTTCAAGCTTCTTCTAGGGGTTCAGTACAGCGAAAACGACTACTATGAGTGCTCAAAAGGAGCATACTGCCGGGTCGTAGATTTCCCGGCTGTCAGTTCAGTTGGACTCAACCATTTGTGGATAGATGTATCCATCATGGCAATGATGTTGGTAGGCTATCGCCTTATTGCATATCTAGCACTCTACCGAGTGCAATAA